The following are from one region of the Sphingomonas oryzagri genome:
- a CDS encoding CpaF family protein: MSAFGKRNGTGGGGQRPAFGVARPMHSPEPGGGQFPPIDSVPLPGASADTGGSVGGGDAMSRLNDRQQGSGDAAAPKIEGFEASVHKIKEQVLPRLLERVDPEAAATLTKDELAEEFRPIIGEVLAELKINLNRREQFALEKVLVDELLGLGPLEELLSDPDVSDIMVNGPEQTFIEKKGKLQLANIQFRDEQHLFQIAQRIVNKVGRRVDQTTPLADARLQDGSRVNVIVPPLSLRGTAISIRKFSAKPITLDMYVGFGSMSPKMATALKIAGACRFNIVISGGTGSGKTTMLNALSKMIDPGERVLTIEDAAELRLQQPHWLPLETRPPNLEGQGEISIRDLVKNALRMRPDRIILGEIRGQECFDLLAAMNTGHDGSMCTLHSNSPREALGRMENMVMMGDIKIPKEAISRQIADSVDLIIQVKRLRDGSRRVTNITEVIGMEGPVIVTQELFKFEYLEETADGKIIGEYRSMGLRPYTLEKAKQYGFDQPFLEACL, translated from the coding sequence ATGAGCGCGTTCGGCAAGCGGAATGGCACTGGTGGCGGCGGGCAGCGCCCGGCTTTTGGCGTGGCGCGTCCGATGCACAGCCCGGAACCGGGCGGCGGCCAGTTTCCGCCGATCGATTCCGTCCCCCTGCCGGGCGCCTCCGCCGATACGGGCGGCAGTGTCGGCGGCGGCGACGCGATGTCGCGCCTCAACGATCGCCAGCAGGGTTCGGGCGACGCCGCCGCGCCCAAGATCGAGGGCTTCGAGGCCTCGGTCCACAAGATCAAGGAGCAGGTGCTTCCCCGCCTGCTCGAGCGTGTCGATCCGGAAGCGGCCGCCACGCTGACCAAGGACGAGCTGGCCGAAGAATTCCGTCCGATCATCGGCGAAGTGCTCGCCGAGCTGAAGATCAACCTCAACCGCCGCGAGCAGTTCGCGCTGGAGAAGGTGCTGGTCGACGAGCTGCTCGGCCTCGGGCCGCTCGAGGAGCTGCTCTCCGATCCGGATGTCAGCGACATCATGGTCAACGGCCCGGAACAGACCTTCATCGAAAAGAAGGGCAAGCTGCAGCTCGCCAACATCCAGTTCCGCGACGAGCAGCACCTGTTCCAGATCGCGCAGCGCATCGTCAACAAGGTCGGCCGCCGCGTCGACCAGACCACCCCGCTGGCCGACGCCCGCCTTCAGGACGGCAGCCGCGTCAACGTCATCGTACCGCCGCTGTCGCTGCGCGGCACCGCCATCTCGATCCGTAAATTCTCGGCCAAGCCGATCACGCTCGACATGTATGTCGGTTTCGGATCGATGAGTCCGAAGATGGCGACCGCGCTGAAGATCGCGGGCGCCTGCCGCTTCAACATCGTCATCTCGGGCGGTACCGGCTCGGGCAAGACGACGATGCTCAACGCCCTGTCGAAGATGATCGACCCCGGCGAGCGCGTGCTGACCATCGAGGACGCGGCCGAGCTTCGTCTGCAGCAGCCGCACTGGCTGCCGCTCGAAACCCGCCCACCGAACCTGGAGGGCCAGGGCGAGATCTCGATCCGCGATCTCGTCAAGAACGCGCTGCGTATGCGCCCGGACCGCATCATCCTCGGCGAAATTCGTGGTCAGGAGTGTTTCGACCTCCTGGCCGCCATGAACACCGGCCACGATGGCTCGATGTGTACGCTTCACTCCAACTCCCCGCGCGAGGCGCTGGGCCGTATGGAGAACATGGTGATGATGGGCGACATCAAGATCCCGAAGGAGGCGATCAGCCGCCAGATCGCGGATTCGGTCGATCTCATCATCCAGGTGAAGCGCCTGCGCGACGGCTCGCGCCGCGTCACCAACATCACCGAGGTGATCGGCATGGAAGGCCCGGTAATCGTGACGCAGGAGTTGTTCAAGTTCGAGTATCTGGAAGAGACGGCGGACGGCAAGATCATCGGCGAGTATCGCTCGATGGGCCTGCGCCCCTACACGCTGGAAAAGGCCAAGCAGTACGGCTTCGACCAGCCGTTTCTGGAAGCCTGCCTCTGA
- a CDS encoding ATP synthase F1 subunit epsilon — MADVHFELVTPEKKILSEDAYMVVVPGTEGDFGVLAGHAPLMSTVRDGEVLVYSSMTQIVQRVRVQGGFAEVTEKGLTILAEHAEVLSGADAATHGHPARADH; from the coding sequence ATGGCCGACGTACATTTCGAGCTCGTCACCCCGGAAAAGAAGATCCTGTCGGAGGACGCCTATATGGTCGTCGTTCCCGGCACCGAGGGTGATTTCGGCGTGCTCGCCGGCCACGCGCCGCTGATGTCGACGGTGCGCGACGGTGAGGTGCTGGTCTATTCCTCGATGACGCAGATCGTGCAGCGCGTGCGCGTGCAGGGCGGTTTCGCCGAGGTGACCGAAAAGGGCCTGACCATTCTCGCCGAACATGCCGAGGTGCTGAGCGGCGCGGACGCCGCGACCCACGGCCACCCGGCCCGCGCCGACCACTGA